In Leishmania braziliensis MHOM/BR/75/M2904 complete genome, chromosome 23, one genomic interval encodes:
- a CDS encoding beta-fructosidase-like protein has protein sequence MNNPTGLVYFRGSYHVFYQYHPYSSTWGPMHWGHFTSEDLVHWKREKTALAPGDACDRDGCFSGSAIVHEDKMYIVYTGNFALDKAMPNKPDAIYEQQCVAVSSDGVNFEKLGVVVRPPPGYVHFRDPKVWQQDGRWWMVCGARDVTKDLGQLLLFTTQDLLCWDDTNWQVLGMTEDKNVFMWECPDFFTIGNHQDMKLLLFCPQGKKASKYNYRNRFQNGYTIGQWMPGMPWTVQQEFRELDRGHDFYAPQTFLAADSERRLVIAWCNMWESPMPTREHGWSGCLTLPRELRYNAATGQLQMLPAQELVGLRTSEGTTLPHLLVGSNNDALIIEECTAYELDIAFNTETSTAEKYGLWLGSGAELYVDAQSKRLVLNRHYPQYMLSGYRSCEMPAGVLLQLHVFIDRSSIEVFVNNGEVTFSSRVFPEEGDRALRVFSVNGVADMAGGTMWKLETTVKH, from the coding sequence ATGAACAACCCGACGGGGCTGGTCTACTTTCGTGGCAGCTATCACGTCTTCTACCAGTATCACCCCTACAGCTCCACGTGGGGCCCAATGCACTGGGGCCACTTCACAAGCGAGGACCTCGTGCACTGGAAGCGCGAAAAGACTGCCCTGGCGCCAGGCGACGCGTGCGATCGCGACGGATGCTTCTCTGGCAGCGCCATCGTACACGAAGATAAAATGTACATTGTCTACACGGGGAACTTTGCACTTGACAAGGCGATGCCAAACAAACCGGATGCTATCTATGAGCAGCAGTGCGTCGCTgtcagcagcgatggcgtgAACTTTGAGAAGCTCGGCGTTGTCGTGCGCCCGCCACCGGGGTACGTGCACTTCCGTGACCCGAAGGTGTGGCAGCAGGACgggcggtggtggatggTGTGCGGTGCCCGAGACGTGACGAAGGACCTTGGccagctgcttctcttcaccaCGCAGGACCTCCTTTGCTGGGACGACACGAACTGGCAGGTGCTAGGGATGACGGAGGACAAGAACGTGTTCATGTGGGAGTGCCCCGACTTCTTTACGATCGGAAATCACCAGGATATGAAGCTACTGCTATTTTGTCCTCAAGGAAAGAAGGCCAGCAAGTACAACTACCGCAATCGCTTCCAGAATGGGTATACCATCGGGCAATGGATGCCTGGAATGCCGTGgacggtgcagcaggagtTCCGTGAGCTTGACAGAGGCCATGACTTCTACGCGCCGCAGACGTTCCTCGCCGCCGATAGCGAGAGGCGTCTGGTGATTGCGTGGTGCAACATGTGGGAGAGCCCCATGCCGACGCGCGAGCACGGTTGGAGCGGCTGCTTGACACTGCCGCGAGAGCTACGCTACAACGCGGCAACAGGACAGCTCCAAATGCTGCCAGCGCAGGAGCTGGTCGGCCTGCGTACATCGGAGGGGACAACTCTGCCTCATCTTCTTGTAGGAAGCAACAACGATGCGCTCATTATCGAGGAATGCACTGCCTACGAGCTAGATATCGCCTTCAACACGGAGACGAGCACGGCGGAGAAGTACGGGCTGTGGCTCGGCTCGGGGGCGGAGCTGTACGTGGACGCGCAGTCGAAGCGGCTGGTGCTGAACCGCCACTACCCGCAGTACATGCTGAGCGGGTATCGCTCCTGCGAGATGCCGGCAGGtgtgcttctgcagctgcacgtgtTCATTGACCGCTCGTCGATTGAGGTGTTCGTGAACAACGGCGAGGTCACTTTCTCTTCCCGCGTCTTCCCCGAGGAGGGCGACCGGGCACTGCGCGTCTTCTCGGTGAACGGGGTTGCGGACATGGCGGGCGGTACCATGTGGAAGCTCGAGACGACGGTGAAGCACTGA
- a CDS encoding beta-fructosidase-like protein, whose amino-acid sequence MTLASTPKSDIEEVQQNTSHTERLELANHTVMKAWSLLSKRWYPDYHMAPFSGWMGVPGGLCHHNGVYHVFYQHNPFRENWGPMHWGHFTSEDLVYWNHQPIALAPGESFDHDGCFSGSSVSYDNKIYIFYTGHTWCTETKKGGGSASVGDGTSFYQQQCVAVSSDGVNFEKLGVVVRPPPGYVHFRDPKVWQQDGRWWMVCGARDVTKDLGQLLLFTTQDLLCWDDTNWQVLGMTEDKNVFMWECPDFFQLDQRDVFVYSPQGMRKVGYANRNRFQSGYLLGSWDTSLVEPAPPQVKGEAPRDPADRGRAIGGPRWLTSFDVTQRFRELDRGHDFYAPQTLSTVDGRQLIIGWMDMWESPMPTREHGWSGCLTLPRELILDSLTGSIRMVPPKELQQRRCAQATIPVQRILESTDRLLVEECTAYELDIAFNTETSTAEKYGLWLGSGAELYVDAQSKRLVLNRHYPQYMLSGYRSCEMPAGVLLQLHVFIDRSSIEVFVNNGEVTFSSRVFPEEGDRALRVFSVNGVADMAGGTMWKLETTVKH is encoded by the coding sequence ATGACGTTGGCTTCTACCCCTAAAAGCGACatcgaggaggtgcagcagaaTACATCGCACACGGAACGGCTGGAGTTGGCCAATCACACCGTTATGAAGGCCTGGAGCCTGCTGAGCAAGAGGTGGTACCCCGACTACCATATGGCCCCCTTCTCCGGCTGGATGGGAGTGCCAGGCGGCCTCTGTCACCACAACGGTGTATATCATGTTTTCTACCAGCATAACCCCTTCAGGGAGAACTGGGGTCCAATGCACTGGGGCCACTTCACAAGCGAGGACCTCGTGTACTGGAACCACCAGCCCATCGCCCTCGCTCCAGGGGAGTCGTTTGACCACGATGGATGCTTCTCTGGCTCATCAGTGAGCTACGATAACAAAATATACATTTTCTACACGGGACACACCTGGTGCACCGAGACTAagaagggcggcggcagcgcctcaGTCGGTGATGGAACATCGTTTtatcagcagcagtgcgtcgctgtcagcagcgatggcgtgAACTTTGAGAAGCTCGGCGTTGTCGTGCGCCCGCCACCGGGGTACGTGCACTTCCGTGACCCGAAGGTGTGGCAGCAGGACgggcggtggtggatggTGTGCGGTGCCCGAGACGTGACGAAGGACCTTGGccagctgcttctcttcaccaCGCAGGACCTCCTTTGCTGGGACGACACGAACTGGCAGGTGCTAGGGATGACGGAGGACAAGAACGTGTTCATGTGGGAGTGCCCCGACTTCTTTCAGCTAGATCAGAGGGACGTTTTTGTGTACTCGCCGCAAGGGATGCGGAAGGTCGGCTATGCTAACCGGAATCGATTTCAGAGTGGTTACCTCCTTGGCTCGTGGGACACATCACTGGTGGagccagcaccaccacaagTAAAAGGAGAGGCGCCGAGGGATCCTGCTGACAGAGGTCGCGCCATTGGCGGGCCCCGCTGGCTGACCTCGTTTGACGTGACACAGCGCTTCCGTGAGCTTGACAGAGGCCATGACTTCTACGCGCCGCAGACGCTGTCCACTGTGGATGGGCGGCAACTTATCATAGGCTGGATGGACATGTGGGAGAGCCCCATGCCGACGCGCGAGCACGGTTGGAGCGGCTGCTTGACACTGCCGCGAGAGCTGATTTTAGACTCGCTCACGGGCAGCATTCGCATGGTGCCGCCCAAAGaactccagcagcggcggtgcgcgcAGGCAACCATTCCCGTACAACGCATTCTGGAGAGCACTGATCGGCTTCTTGTGGAGGAATGCACTGCCTACGAGCTAGATATCGCCTTCAACACGGAGACGAGCACGGCGGAGAAGTACGGGCTGTGGCTCGGCTCGGGGGCGGAGCTGTACGTGGACGCGCAGTCGAAGCGGCTGGTGCTGAACCGCCACTACCCGCAGTACATGCTGAGCGGGTATCGCTCCTGCGAGATGCCGGCAGGtgtgcttctgcagctgcacgtgtTCATTGACCGCTCGTCGATTGAGGTGTTCGTGAACAACGGCGAGGTCACTTTCTCTTCCCGCGTCTTCCCCGAGGAGGGCGACCGGGCACTGCGCGTCTTCTCGGTGAACGGGGTTGCGGACATGGCGGGCGGTACCATGTGGAAGCTCGAGACGACGGTGAAGCACTGA